A stretch of Desulfitobacterium dichloroeliminans LMG P-21439 DNA encodes these proteins:
- a CDS encoding D-alanyl-D-alanine carboxypeptidase family protein codes for MVRKVRKKKQGIPLSRALPLLVIMAAIVYGFILTPGTPPIFEEEYNDKTSSYSSIKLSPDSSEDRTRPVSPSKRKTDPAVFISPNKLKSPCAILVRLKDHTIQLDNRSSEKVYPASLTKMMTALVAIENLPNLKEKIRLTHTAFQGMDEADASMAGFQPGEQVRAIDLLYGVMLPSGAECCIGLADQIAGSEQDFVKLMNQKAADIGMKSTHFENATGLHHENHYTTVNDLAILLSYALQNDTYREIFTSSRHSIPPTNKHPDGITLYSTLFEELNHQDIRGGEISGGKTGYTQEAGLCLASLAQVGKQEYILITAGAQGDHYSEQYNFTDALAVYGSISSTAID; via the coding sequence ATGGTCCGAAAAGTAAGAAAGAAAAAGCAAGGAATACCCCTATCTAGGGCACTTCCTTTGCTGGTTATCATGGCTGCTATTGTTTATGGATTTATCTTGACTCCAGGAACCCCACCCATTTTTGAAGAGGAATATAACGATAAAACCTCGTCATATTCTTCTATAAAGTTAAGTCCTGATTCTTCTGAAGATAGAACAAGACCGGTTTCTCCGTCAAAGAGAAAAACCGATCCTGCTGTTTTCATATCTCCCAATAAGTTGAAAAGTCCTTGTGCGATTCTTGTTCGATTAAAGGATCATACCATTCAGCTAGACAATAGAAGCTCAGAAAAAGTCTATCCTGCTTCTTTAACTAAAATGATGACAGCCCTTGTGGCGATAGAAAATTTACCTAATCTGAAGGAAAAGATTAGACTAACCCATACTGCCTTTCAGGGAATGGACGAGGCAGATGCATCAATGGCTGGTTTCCAACCGGGTGAGCAGGTCAGGGCAATCGATCTGTTATATGGGGTAATGCTACCGAGTGGCGCGGAGTGCTGTATTGGACTTGCTGATCAGATTGCGGGATCAGAGCAGGATTTTGTTAAATTGATGAATCAGAAGGCGGCAGATATAGGTATGAAAAGTACCCATTTTGAAAATGCCACCGGGCTTCACCATGAAAACCACTATACAACAGTCAACGATCTGGCTATTCTCCTCAGCTATGCCTTGCAAAATGATACTTACCGAGAAATCTTTACTTCATCCCGTCATTCCATACCACCGACGAATAAGCACCCTGACGGGATAACCTTATACAGTACCCTATTTGAAGAACTCAACCATCAAGATATTAGGGGTGGAGAAATATCAGGAGGAAAAACGGGATATACCCAAGAGGCCGGCCTCTGTCTCGCGAGTCTCGCCCAAGTGGGTAAACAGGAATATATCCTGATTACAGCCGGTGCGCAAGGGGATCACTATTCAGAGCAGTATAATTTTACCGATGCTTTAGCTGTGTACGGCAGCATTAGTTCGACGGCTATTGATTAA
- a CDS encoding 4Fe-4S dicluster domain-containing protein: MGHITSKDAYKNLEERINWFTHGAPPSASLYAILQVLYTETEARRVALLPVRPFTAKQAAKIWSISEGKAEAFLEGLCQKALLVDSFYNGVRQFVMPPPMAGFIEFALMRTRGDIDQKYLSELYYQYMNVEEDFVKDLFFATETRLGRVYVQEPMLTNANTIHILDYERASHIIEDATHIGLGMCYCRHKMSHVDQPCAIDAPWDVCLTFGNVARSLAEHGQHARLIDRQEAMDVLERSYAANLVQIGENVRETPAFICNCCGCCCEALQAARKFSPMQPVATTNYIPKISEECIGCGQCEKVCPVLAISMSKNTEGKKVAQVDHEVCLGCGICVRSCSRNSIELVRREVQIITPVNSTHRFVLQAIEKGTLQNLIFDNQAFANHRAMAAVLGVILKLPPLKQMGASKQFKSIYLDKMLSSKSKQN; this comes from the coding sequence ATGGGGCATATTACAAGTAAAGATGCCTATAAGAATTTAGAAGAAAGAATCAATTGGTTTACACATGGGGCGCCGCCCTCGGCCAGTTTGTATGCTATTTTGCAGGTTCTCTATACAGAAACTGAAGCCAGAAGGGTAGCACTATTGCCCGTTCGACCATTTACTGCAAAACAAGCAGCAAAGATTTGGTCTATCAGTGAAGGGAAAGCCGAAGCTTTCTTAGAGGGTCTTTGCCAGAAGGCGCTACTTGTGGACTCCTTTTATAACGGGGTACGTCAATTCGTCATGCCACCTCCCATGGCAGGGTTTATCGAATTTGCCTTGATGCGTACAAGAGGCGATATTGATCAGAAATATTTAAGTGAGCTGTATTATCAATATATGAATGTTGAAGAAGATTTTGTAAAGGACTTATTTTTCGCGACTGAGACGCGTCTGGGTCGAGTTTATGTGCAGGAGCCTATGTTGACGAATGCTAACACCATTCATATTTTGGACTATGAAAGAGCAAGCCATATTATTGAGGATGCAACTCATATAGGCCTTGGAATGTGTTATTGCCGTCATAAGATGTCACATGTGGACCAACCCTGTGCAATAGATGCCCCTTGGGATGTTTGCCTCACCTTTGGCAATGTTGCTCGTTCCCTTGCCGAACATGGGCAGCATGCGAGATTAATTGATAGGCAAGAAGCTATGGATGTATTAGAACGTTCTTATGCAGCTAATCTTGTGCAAATAGGTGAAAATGTTCGTGAAACCCCAGCGTTTATTTGCAATTGCTGCGGTTGTTGTTGTGAAGCCTTGCAAGCGGCCAGAAAATTTAGCCCCATGCAGCCAGTGGCTACGACCAATTACATACCGAAGATTTCGGAAGAATGCATAGGCTGTGGACAATGTGAAAAGGTATGTCCAGTATTAGCGATTTCCATGTCAAAGAACACAGAAGGCAAGAAGGTAGCTCAAGTAGATCATGAAGTATGCCTTGGCTGTGGTATTTGTGTGCGAAGCTGTTCTAGAAATTCCATTGAATTAGTGCGAAGAGAGGTTCAAATCATTACACCAGTGAATAGTACCCACCGATTTGTCCTGCAAGCCATTGAAAAAGGAACTCTCCAAAATCTTATCTTTGATAACCAGGCCTTTGCTAACCATCGTGCGATGGCTGCAGTACTTGGAGTTATTCTTAAATTACCGCCATTAAAGCAGATGGGGGCTAGCAAGCAGTTTAAATCCATTTATTTAGATAAAATGCTATCTAGTAAAAGTAAGCAAAATTGA
- a CDS encoding type II toxin-antitoxin system Phd/YefM family antitoxin yields the protein MRVPSTEVQNNFGKYLKFVEVNEEIIVTKNGRDIARILPCDDPNKSLLAEEAVDYETHEGRVTYEEFLELVEASDQRFELIDGVIYNLASPSYEHQYAVREIFGTFYNWFKQKKCIPLTSPFDVTLFKAQDNICVVQPDIIIICDQDNMDKKGKYKGVPTLVVEVLSRSTRSKDLLKKLELYRQCGVKEYWMVDPKNKLVNVYVFDQNEISDIIAFQKGAHEYVDSVCFNGLKVALTDLFL from the coding sequence CTGAGAGTTCCTTCGACAGAGGTCCAGAACAATTTTGGCAAATACTTAAAGTTTGTGGAGGTCAACGAAGAAATCATCGTGACCAAGAACGGCAGGGATATTGCCAGAATCCTGCCCTGTGATGACCCGAATAAAAGCCTTTTGGCGGAAGAGGCCGTGGACTATGAAACCCATGAGGGAAGGGTGACCTATGAAGAGTTTCTGGAACTGGTGGAGGCTTCCGATCAGCGGTTTGAGCTGATCGACGGCGTCATCTACAATCTGGCGTCCCCCTCATACGAGCACCAATACGCCGTTCGCGAGATATTTGGTACGTTTTATAACTGGTTTAAACAGAAAAAGTGTATCCCCCTCACTTCGCCTTTTGATGTTACCCTTTTTAAAGCGCAGGACAACATCTGCGTTGTGCAGCCGGATATCATCATTATCTGTGACCAGGATAACATGGACAAAAAAGGGAAGTACAAAGGAGTCCCAACTTTGGTGGTTGAAGTTCTTTCCAGGTCCACCAGAAGCAAGGATCTTCTGAAGAAGCTGGAGCTTTACCGGCAATGCGGAGTGAAGGAATATTGGATGGTTGATCCGAAAAATAAGCTGGTCAATGTTTATGTGTTTGATCAGAATGAAATATCTGACATCATAGCCTTTCAGAAAGGCGCCCATGAATATGTAGATTCAGTATGTTTCAATGGTTTGAAGGTCGCCTTGACGGATCTGTTTTTATAG
- the rsgA gene encoding ribosome small subunit-dependent GTPase A: MSKIDMGNIGLISRFVNEATLYEGLYIGRIASQSKGLYKVITENGELTAEVSGKLRFDANTVSDYPAVGDFVMVDRNQDREGKPIIHHVLTRKSVFVRKAAGTSNAEQVVAANIDTVFICMSLNNDFNVRRIERYLAIAWNSGAIPIIVLTKADLCLNLPEKLAELDSVAMGVDVVVTSSMSEDGYLSVKGYIGRGKTIAFIGSSGVGKSTLINRLIGEEIIETKGIRNDDKGRHTTTRREMFIFQDGGVVIDTPGMREIGIESADLSKTFADVHELSQKCRFSDCTHTNEPNCAVLEAINSGFLAKDRFESYLKLKKEIKYDGLDSREIENVKLNEMFKEMGGMKNARKFLKEKKKFK, encoded by the coding sequence TTGAGTAAAATCGACATGGGAAATATCGGGCTCATTTCAAGGTTTGTGAATGAGGCTACACTATATGAGGGGCTGTATATTGGGAGAATAGCTTCTCAATCTAAAGGCCTCTATAAGGTTATAACCGAAAATGGTGAGTTAACCGCAGAGGTTTCAGGAAAGTTACGCTTTGATGCAAATACAGTATCAGATTACCCTGCCGTCGGCGATTTCGTCATGGTTGACAGAAATCAAGATAGGGAAGGAAAGCCAATTATCCACCACGTTCTGACAAGAAAAAGTGTTTTTGTCAGAAAAGCTGCGGGGACATCCAATGCTGAACAAGTGGTGGCCGCCAATATTGATACAGTATTCATCTGTATGTCCCTTAATAATGATTTCAATGTTCGCAGAATTGAGCGTTACCTGGCGATTGCCTGGAACAGTGGGGCAATTCCGATTATCGTGCTTACCAAAGCCGATTTATGCCTTAATCTTCCTGAGAAATTGGCAGAGCTTGATTCTGTGGCGATGGGAGTAGATGTTGTTGTCACTTCCAGTATGAGTGAGGACGGTTATCTCTCGGTCAAAGGTTATATTGGCAGAGGAAAAACTATTGCCTTCATTGGCTCATCAGGTGTTGGGAAATCTACCCTGATCAATAGACTCATTGGTGAAGAGATTATTGAAACCAAGGGAATTAGAAATGATGACAAGGGAAGACATACCACCACCAGACGGGAGATGTTTATTTTTCAGGATGGCGGAGTAGTTATTGATACCCCAGGAATGCGAGAAATCGGAATTGAAAGCGCCGATTTGTCAAAAACCTTTGCAGATGTTCATGAGCTATCTCAAAAATGCCGCTTTAGCGATTGCACCCATACCAATGAGCCAAACTGTGCCGTACTAGAGGCCATAAATTCCGGTTTCTTGGCAAAGGACAGATTCGAAAGCTATTTAAAACTCAAGAAAGAAATTAAGTATGATGGTTTGGACTCCCGGGAGATCGAAAATGTCAAGCTTAATGAAATGTTTAAAGAAATGGGTGGAATGAAGAATGCACGCAAGTTTTTAAAAGAGAAGAAGAAGTTTAAGTAA
- a CDS encoding DUF1048 domain-containing protein, which translates to MNIIEKIIGSLDDKREWKALEARAKALPSEYRNAYDAIKKYLYTSGGLTDWKDISRIFGGILDLLEECAVEGKKVTDFTGEDVAAFCDELVKDSKTWQEKYRAKLNNTIGR; encoded by the coding sequence ATGAATATTATTGAGAAAATCATTGGAAGTCTCGATGACAAGCGGGAATGGAAGGCTCTGGAAGCGCGTGCGAAGGCACTTCCGAGTGAGTACCGTAACGCTTACGACGCAATTAAGAAATACCTATATACCTCTGGTGGCCTCACCGACTGGAAGGATATAAGCCGTATCTTTGGAGGTATTCTCGACCTCTTAGAGGAATGTGCAGTAGAAGGAAAAAAAGTCACTGACTTCACGGGTGAGGACGTTGCCGCTTTTTGCGATGAACTAGTAAAGGACTCGAAAACTTGGCAAGAAAAATATCGTGCGAAGTTAAACAATACGATTGGTCGCTAA
- a CDS encoding PadR family transcriptional regulator — MEKITEMLKGVLEGCVLEIIGRGETYGYEITQLLRELGFTDVVEGTVYTITMRLEKNNLVNIEKKASTMGPPRKFYTLNTAGQAQREIFWEKWDFISSKINELKANKI, encoded by the coding sequence ATGGAAAAGATTACGGAAATGTTGAAAGGGGTGCTTGAGGGTTGTGTGCTTGAAATCATCGGCCGTGGCGAAACTTATGGCTATGAAATTACACAATTGCTACGAGAACTTGGCTTTACTGATGTCGTCGAAGGCACAGTTTATACGATTACTATGCGGCTTGAGAAAAACAATCTGGTGAACATCGAGAAAAAAGCATCCACTATGGGACCGCCGAGAAAATTTTATACACTCAACACGGCAGGTCAAGCACAACGAGAGATTTTTTGGGAAAAATGGGATTTCATCTCAAGCAAAATTAACGAACTTAAAGCAAATAAAATCTAA